In the Hypanus sabinus isolate sHypSab1 chromosome X1, sHypSab1.hap1, whole genome shotgun sequence genome, ATATCCTTCAGGTGAAGTTCAACTTGGCTTAAAATCATTTGCTCTGTTTTGGTCTGAATTTGGATATTTTAATCAGAGTTATACATTTGGTGGGAAAGGCCTGATTGAACTACTATTGAGGCTGCTTGGAAAAACTGAACTGGGAAAGAGAGGAAACAAGTCATTTTCTGTCTGGGCACATTGCAGCATTCAAGAAACAATACTGAAATCTTTGTTCTGTCTTTCCATTTGAATCAAAACTAGCAATTTCTGCCAGATATCATTCTGTTATTTtggctcagtttttctctctctattaTCATAGTTTGGCCTACTGGGCACATTCCACAGCCCTGCtcttctgtagatgtgaacttcccattattcagggcctttacaaagacaggtgagtaaaaagggcctgaaggatcattagaAACCCaagttaccccaaccacaaactgttccagctgctaccatcaaggaaacggtaccgcagcataaaagccaggaccaacaggctctaggacagtttcttccaccaggccatcagactgattaattcatgctgacacaactgtatttctatgttatattgaccatcctgttgtacataatatttattataaattactataattgcacattgcatattcagagatgtaaagatttttactcctcatgtagttgaaggatgtaagtaataaaggcaattcaattcagttcatctGTGTTGCTAACAAAGTTCTACACATCCTGCCCCACCTTCTGTGCTACTGTAAATCAACTTGAGTTCTCTCTTTCCTAGTTCTGATAAAGCCTCTCACatatgaaacattaactctatttatccttccacagatgcttcatAACCTGCTGAGTGGTTCCAGCATTTTATCTTTGTATTTATTTCCTAATTCTGCAGTTTTCTTAAAATCGTCATTTACTGTGCAATATGTCCTTGTTTGGCTGGATAAAAGCTGTGGTTGCATTATGTTTCAGAGTGGGCTTAGCGGAGTTTGACCTACATTGGTCAGTTATTGTCCTTATCCTCCCTCAATTGTCTCTTTCAAAAGGACCAGAGCATGTTATTTATGTGATCTAGAAGCCTGGACTAtacatctgcatgctttaattCAAATCTGATCACTACTTTAAATTCTGTCATTGGTAGGGAAGCTGCAGGAGAGAATTTTTAGCACTAGGGTTTCTATAGTatgggagtctagcaccagggggcacggcctcagaattgaggaatgtccatttagaacagagatgaggaaaaaaataCTTTAGCCATtgggtggtgactctgtggaattcattgccagagaccgtTGTGCAGgctaagtcaatgggtatatttaagagagatgttgataggttcttggttaatcaggatgtcaaaggttacagggagaaggcaggagaatgagattgagagggataataaatcagccaatttagaatggtggagcagactcgatgggccaaatagcctaattctgctctgtgtcttatggtcttatgttttaTGATCATTTAGAGAAActtaattagggatagtcagcatggctctgtgcaAGCCACGTCATACTTTACTAATGTGACTGAATATTTTGAGAAAGTGACCAAAGTGATTGATGACGGTAGAGCTAATTGGATTTTAGTTAGGCAATTGACAAGGTGTCTCATGGAAGCTTCATCCAGAAGATTGAGTTGCAGGACATCCATGGTGATTTGGCTgtttagattcagaactggcttgcccttaAAGACAGAAGGTAGTGGTCAATGGGACTTATTCTGGCTAGAGGTCATACTGGCACCTCTGTGATATAAATGACCTCGATGAAAATATGGATATGTGGATTAGTAAGATTGCAGATGGTATAAAGGTGAACAGTGTTATGGATTGTGCAGAAGATGGCAAAAGGATACAgcagaatatagatcagttgccaATATAGGCagtaaaatggcagatgaagtttgatccagccaaatgtgaggtgttgcactttggaagattgcatgtaaagggacagtacacagttaatggcaggaccctGAACAGTATTGATATGCAGAAAGATCCTGGGGTCCAACTCCATTGCTCTCAGGAAGTGGCTGCATATGTTGGTGGGTaaggcatagaacatagaacatagaatagtacagcacattacaggaccttcggcctacaatgttgtgctgaccctcaaatcctgcctcccatataaccccccaccttaaattcctccatatacctgtctagtagtctcttaaacttcactaccgtatctgcctccatcactgactcaggcagtgcattgcacgcaccaaccactctctgagtaaaaaaccttcctctaatatcccccttgaacttccctccccttaccttaaagccatgtcctcttgtactgagcagtggtgccctggggaagaggcactggctgtccactctatctatccctcttaatatcttgtatacctctagcatgtctcctctcatcctccttttctccaaagagtaaagccctagctcccttaatctctgatcataatgcatactctctaaaccaggcagcatcctggtaaatctcctctgtaccctttccaatgcttccacatccttcctatagtgaggcaaccagaactggacacagtactccaagtgtggcctaaccggaattttatagagctgcatcattacattgcgactCTTAAGCTCtaccctcgacttatgaaaaggcatgcttgcctttatgaAACAAAAATATTGAGTTCCAGATTCAGTGAGTAATATTGCAGCTTTATAGAATTCTGGGTTGGCCTTACATGAAGtcttgcattcaattctggttgtCCCATTGTAGGAAGCATGTGGATGCCTTGCacagggtacagaagaggtttaccaggatgctacctggattggaAGGcaagaggttggataaacttgggttgtttttgatgcaacagcagagagtgaggggagacctgatgggAGTTTTCAGAATTATGAGACGCATAGAGACAATTGACAacgagtatctttttcccagagttaAAATGTCAAATTCTGGAGGGCATgcagttaaggtgagaggaaTAAGTTCGAACGAGGTGTGTGGGGCAAGGTTTTCTTTCAGAGAATAACGattgcctggaatacactgccaggggtggtagcgGAGGCAAATACAACATAGATGTCTAAAaagctcttagatgggcacatgaatccACACAGAACGGAGGGATATGGGTGTGTAGGCAGAAGGAACCAGTTTAGGTAGGCTAATTATTGCTAGTTTAATtgctttggcacaacattgtggcccaaagcacctgtttttatgctgtatagtTCTACATTCTATCACGACAACTGGGGAATTTAAACTCTCTTAATTAAATAATCTGGAATAAAAAGTGTACATCAATAATAGCAACCATGAATTGATTGTCATATAAACATAAATAGTTCATTAGTATCATTTGGAGAAGAAAATCTACTGCCCTCACTGATGCTAGCCTACTTCTGATTCCAGACCCCATGTGATTGACTCTTTTGAAATGACATTGCAGTACAAGGAAAATTACAGCTATGCATTAAATGCTGACCTTGGCATAGCTACCCATAGCTCATGGATCAATAGAAAAAAATACACCTGAAAAAAGGTTACCAAACAAGATATACAGTATGCAATCAAGATTTCCAGaagttgcttcctcagcaccctatGTTAAATCATATCAAATTATATGCCTTCACACATCATTCTGAAGCATTAGTCAACAAAActttcaaaaataataaatactgtGTTATTGTAAAAGACTGTCAAATCTTAAGAGAAAATTATTACATAGTAACAGTTACAATTTTAGTAAGCTGATAAAAGAAGTTTACTAATTAAACTGGAATCTTCAAAAAGATGTCATTGACTACTTAGTCCATGAATATTTGCATTCATGTAAGGGTTTGCAAAGGAGATTCATTGCCACACGTCTGCAGATTTCAAACAGCTTTGAAATAAGCATTGGAAATTTACAACTGCTATGACTCAGAGGAAGAAAAATTGAGTTGGACTAGTAATATGTCGTGTCTACACAAGCTTCACATTGATGGAAGTACAGCCAAAAGAGTTTATTGGGAAAGTTAACTACATCAGGTGAATGTATCAATTATAGTTACAGAATTAAGGAAGAAACTGATTTATTTCAATAAACTAGATAGTTTACAGTAATCTATGTTTGCACAGCATGCAAAGGTAGATTGTTCATGATCTTACATTGAACATATACTGTACAATGTGTTTTTATTAGACGTTGCAAGAACTTCCTTTATAGACTGCTGGTAAGCAGTTAAAAGCATTTAGCTTCTGCAGTTATGCAGCATCTGCACTAATGGCAAGTTCATTTAATGACTCAAGGACTTTGCAAGTGATGGGGATGAAGCATTGTACAGCCTACACTAACAGTGCAATGCCCTTTTgaaagaagaggaaaaaaatatgGAGCATAAAGTATACTGTATTCACATACAACAATTTGACATAAATATTCACTTTGCTTAATACCTTGCGAATCATTAACTGAGTAATCAATTGTTTCTTTGCAAAATGCTGCTTATTAAATATGGGTCACTTTGGAGAGGTATACTTGAACAAGCTTATTTTCTGGACTAGTGAGGAAAAGTCTACACCAAGGACTCTGCTATAATATGTTAAAGGATACAACAGATTTCCAATGCAACATACAAGAACTAATATACAAATAAAAGTTTTCCTTTTTCCACTACTACATGGtccaaaaaaaattaaagagCACTTCCACAAGAGTAACAATTGAAGTGATGTTTTGGGAAAATACTAGTCATTAGTCTGTTGAAATCAGTTACTATAATTTCTAAACTTGTAACTAATACAGCACAAATGATACAGAGTTGATTTATTTTGTTAATACTTTGATGAAAAGATATACATTGGAACAACACTAAATAAAATGACATAATATTGTCACTCCACCTTCTCTTGAAAGTAAGCAAAGTAAAAGTAAAAAGTAAGAAATTCCAATTGTGATATCACCTTCTCAATAGAACAATTGACATGGCAATATGAATGACTTGATGACACGCTTAActaaaatatatttaagaataATTATAATCACAGTTCTAAGCACAACTAACCAAAAAAATCTTTCAAAGGTCACTCCGGTGACTTGGTGAATAAGTCAGACAGGTCAATTAAATTTAGGATATAGGTTAGAACTGTTAGACAGATTCTCACTCCTGCAACATTATAAGAGATTTTGCACCTGCAGATATTTGTCAGTAGCACATACTCAAAGCAGTGGTAGTCTCttattaaaagctatttattcTATCCTTATTGCTCCCTGAGTGATCTCATTGACCTTTTATTTTCAGACATCTACCAAAAACATAATATAGGGCAAAATCCTAAATGAGGATATTTACTGAGTAAAAATTGAAACTATTTGGGTCCAACAAAAGTCTCTAATGAATAATTTGTAAATATTTCTTTCATATTTTCACTGATACAAGTTACATTTTTATGACAGCATGAACAGGAAGGAAAGATTTTGAAAAATAGAATAACCTGGAGTGACAGAAATGGCCAAAATAAAACTTTTACTCACAGTTTTGAAGTCCTTATGAGTACATCGCACTCCCCGGAACTTGCAGTACAGCATCATATCCTTAAGACTATGGCCAACACGGTCATAAAACTCATGCATATTGAATACCCTTGGCTTGTAATGTTTGAAATCAGCTTTCTTCTTGAGAGTTTTCAGCACAATGGGATCAGCCAGATGGGGGCTCTGAATCTCTAGGTGCACGTTGAGCAATCCCAGGAGCTCACCAGCATGGTAGAGATCATTTGCCGTTAGCTTTGAAAAGCGAAACTCATTCAAGTTGCAGATAGTAACAGCGGGAAAAACCAGGTTGTTTGTGGCCACCTCTTCCAGCTTGGCAACATGCGGGTATGAGAAATAAAAAGCCACGCGTTCTGCGCATTCCACCACGAGTAGGCCCAAGGATCCAATAAATACTACTGTCCACATGAATCGACGCATGGTCATGGGCCCATAAACAAATATGTGCCTGATTCCATGAAGGGTTGAAGTGTTGGCAAAAACATGGATAGTGGAAGGCTGCAGACTCCCCACACTGCCTGTGCTGTTCTCCTTCTCATCCAtttctttatttatatttgtatttaagTGATTTTACCTGTCTTCCAGCTGCTTAATGCACTTAGAGCTTCAAATTCATAAAGCAGTTGTTTTCGTTTTATCCTAAGAGCTCTGTTTTGGCTGATCTAGTTGGCCCTTTGTCTGGGGACAAAAGAAAAATCTTTCACAACAGATAGAAGCAAACTCTTGCCTTTGACTTCCACAGCACCATCAAAAAGCCTTCGTCTGTTTGGAAGCAGCGGGGATGGAAAGATAGGGTGGGAGGGATAAAGAATGCCACCAATCGTATTAAAGATCCTCCAGCTGACAATATTCCTGATGAAATACTTAAATCACGAAGCAGCCTGCAGTCCGTTAGCTTGTGTAAATGCTCTGCACAGTATCCACAGGGATGCCAGCCTTGTAGTGATGATTTATAAGAGAACAATTCCTTAAATTGATTGCTTGGTTTTCTGTCTCTTATGGTGTTTATTACTGGAGTCCAACCACCTCTGGGCACTTTCCTGATGCTCTCAGTGTGATCCCAGGATCTCCGGACAGTAAGAATGGATTGCTAAATAAGAaagcagagagggagagattgagacagagagagagagagagagagagagagagagagagagagcaaacagataaggagagagagagagagagagagagacagtctgCAAGTAAAACAGCAGCAGCATCAGCAGCAGTAACAACAGCAGAAGGCTCCACAGACTCACAATGAGCACATTAGTTATACTGGTATCCCAAGCTTTCTAGAGCCTTCAAGCAAAAACAGTACTCTGatgcaaatttttttttaaaagatagaTTATGCAATTGGCATGCCAAAGAACTTTACGGAATGTTTAAAGGAAATAAATTCAGTAAAAACATAAAGAAAACCTAAAACAGTCAGTACTTGACGCTGAGAGCGATTGACATTAGCAAGCACTCATTGATCTGTTGCATCTGGTGCTCGTCTGTGTGGAGTTTCAGGCTAAATACATCATCCAGTTGAGGGAATTACAACAGCAGCTTCCAGTGGTGTCTGACTGGGAGCTTGCCGAACAGCAAAGCAGAGGAGGGGAAGCCTGGATTATCGTCTGTGCAGAGGCGTTGATATTTCTCTTAGTGCTTGCACTCATCACGTATGATAACTAACCTAGCCTTCTAAGATAAAATAACTGTGTATGCTTGACTTGCATTAACCCCGATCCAGGTTTAAGCTGGCTGTTCAAAATATTATATTAACCTCCTCAGACACAACAGTAGCTTAGATTTTGCCATTCTTAACCCATTACTGTAAGTGATTCTGGTCAAACGAGTATATGTGTTACTACTGTGCTGCACTGAATTTAAGGAAAAGCACTAGTGAACATAATGACTACTTTAAAGCATGACTCTAAATTCTAAATGAATGGAATGATCATGGATTATTTCTAATGAGGAGCCAGTAAAAGCAACAATCAGTCTTGTTAATCAAATCAAGGTTATTCAGTTTGAATATCTTTAAAAGATTAAGCTTGACCTGCACTTCTAAGAGGATAGGATTTCAGATGTGgtcatgttgtttttttttaacttcaatGTTTTAAATATGTTTGTTTTAGCAATATTCAGGGGAATTTATCACAAACCAGTTAATATATTTTATAGCCACTGAATCACCCATGTAATTGTTGAGaataaggaaataaaggaagaaaaaatgtatgaaaactgaaataaaaacagaaaatcgcTTTTGATATTCTACCAGTTCCATTCACCAAACTTACTTCAGACTGAGCAATTGTTCActcctcctctctcttccccatccctctctgtatCTTAAAACTTTCTCCTACCTGATGAAATAACATTAGCCAGAAACTTTTTCTTTCGTTACAGATGCTACCTAATCTGCTGAGAATGTTCAGCAATTTCTGTCCTTATGTATCCCTGATAAAATGAGTCAATATCTTTTGTAGCATATAATGTATAAATTGGATCTTCCATGAGGCTAAGAGATCTTATTGATATAAATAGGTGCATCCTGAAATCAATCAGAAAATATTTTCTGGTCAGCTTCTGtgaaaatagtaaaaaaaaaattacatgctGGCTTTTTCTAATATACACATTTTTAAGACATGACAGAACTTCCAATGCATAATATTTAAATTTTAGAAGAAACGAGACATGTTATGCAAGATTAAATTCAGATTTAGTTAAGTGTCAACTTCACAGTATGAAACATATGCAACACCAAAGCTTCTCATGCAGGTTCAAAGTACAAATGGTTATTCACCCACAGAATGCTCTCCTGGCTTTGCTTGCATGACCAAACATTTTACTAATGTGTTTCCTGAGAGATGAAAAATGACTGGAGCCATTTTGCGTTATCAGTTAGTATCAAGCACAAAAACATTGTATACATAATAAAGTTCTGTTCCTGCTTTCTTAGGAGAGAATGAATCCTAATTGTATTCCAATATTCCATAGTGACAAAATAGTATAGTATTCTAAAGCAAGTGGAAATCTGTTTGGTTTTAACACATTCTAGAATTCGATCAAGACTTGGCTATGATTTCTCAACACTATTCTCTCAAAAAGTGACAGTATTGCAAGCATAACCTTGGTAAATGCCTATAATGTAACCCTTAACAACAATTTTTCATGCTGGCCAACTACAGCAGAGAATCAGGTACCAGAGAATTTCAAAGATGCATTTATTCCGTGACAGCTTGAGAAGAAAATGTTATCCACTGGATCCAAAAGGAGAGTGTTACATGAGATAAATAGTCGTGGTCATCAAATTGGTGTGAAGTGAACTCATTTCATCAAGATTAATGCAGAATTTTAACCATACCAATTAAATATGGAATTCCATATACACTAGGAGATCTTAGATATTGGTTTCATGACAATGGGCTATAATTTCCCCTGTCATCTAACCCAGTACATGTTCAGTGGCAGGGGCGCATACATTATTAGTGTCTGGAAAACTGCAAGGGATAATTGCTGGTAATCTAAGAGACTACAGTAACACTTAACAGGAATGACTAATATCCCTTGTATAACAGAATAGTAAACTGCATTAGTCTTCACTCAATTAACGTACTCATTTATTGCAGTCAGAGAACAGAGGGGCCAGAGATTTTGTTTTCTAAAAGTGCTAATTTAACTACTGACCACATTCTATGCTAATCTGTGAATTTCAACAAAGACATTCACCCAATGATTGAAATTCTAATATTTCTAAAGAATTTCAATGGTTTCTGCAGATTATACACCATCATCTGACAGGAGGAAACCCGATATAATTGACGAGGGGAAATCGGGAAAAGATTCAACAAATAATCTCGGATTTACACTTGATATATAAAAGccaatttatatatatttttacttTAAGGAAGTTAAGTTCAAATTGTTTCATATTTATCCCTTCTTTTCAAGGGAATATGCAGTATAAAATTAACCACTAGGAGGGGTCAGAGCATACTTTGAGTTCAAGCAAAAGCTGTCATCATCCTAACTACTGTTCATCAATCCCTTTCACTCCGTAATAAAGTCTGATCCATCTGATCCACGTGTGCTGGACCAGATTGCACTGGATGCAGGGTGCTGCTCATGGTGCCTGCCAGTTCTATTACATTTCCTGGATGCAAAGTACCAAGCAAGCACTGCTTCAGAGGAATGGCAGGCTCTGAGAAACAGGTGGGCTTCAGGTGGCATACACTCTCCCCACTTCCGGAATACTCTGAGCTGTCAAAGGTTTTGAACTGTTATTAAATATCTCAAAATGTCAAGACATTTTACAACTATCTAAATTGAGGTATGCAATTAAAACTctggaaaaaaacagaaaaatacaACTATGGAAATTATGAGGGCCTGTATTATATCACAATATAGTTCTTAACTGTGAAGGGCAACATTAACTTATAAAAAATCGTGTTATGGATTAATCAAAGGCAAAACTGTTCAGAGGAATTAATAACATATATAGGTTATGACAAGATAATGAAGAAAGAAAATACAGATGGTGTCTCATGTAATCAAACTACTAGAAGAATATGGCTTCAGTAGCAAATCAGTTTATTGATCATGCATTTGTATAAGTGAACGATGAGGATAAAGAGCAGGAAGAATCAGTAACTAGGACCATTACAGTCAGTAGCAGTCAGAACTGCAGTCGGGTCGGATGCAGGTGAACTGCTGTAAGAGTTGAAGGTGATCTAATCAGTTATATGAAAAAGAAAATTCAGCCCAGACTGGCTGTCTGAGGAACACTTGTCCACATCAGGTACAATAAAAGTTGCAGATTTGTGATTAAGTGATTTGGGAATACTTagacacaagagatactgcagatgctataAATATGTATcaatacactcaaaatgctgcagaaactcggCGGGTCAGgcgacatctatggagggaaacagaAAGCCAGTGTTTCGGCCAAGAtctttcaacaggactggaaagggggcagaggccagaataaaaggttatggaggggaggaggagcaggagctggcaggtgatgggcaaATCCAGACAAGGGGGGGAGGCaggagggtggggaaggaggggataagggaagtgataggtggggaAGGCAAAGGGCTGAGGAAGGAGGAATTTGATAAGAGAGGACAATAGACCATGGAATAAGGGAAGGAAGCAGGGAATCAGAAGGAGGAAGATCATGAAGGTTGGGAAGGACAAGAGAAGGGGGAATGGGGCCATAGGGATAAGGGAAAGCTTGGGGAAGAGGTTACTGGAAGTTAGGGAAatagatattcatgccatcaggttgaagacaACCATGATGGAATACGAGTTATTGCTCCTGGCTTCAAAGTGGCAGTGTCAGAGGCCATGGACGGGCATGGCAGTGTGGGaatgtgaagtggaattaaaatgactgATCACCAGAAGATGCTGATCAGTCACTTACACCAGATTTAGCAAAGGTGCTCGATGATGCAAACCCCAATCTGCACTGGATCACTCTGATTtagaagaggccacactgggaccATTGGATAAAATAAATTACcttcacctggattcacccatcatctgccagctcttgctcctcCTCCTACCCCTTTATTCTAGAGTCTACCCCTTTCATTTCCGGTCCTGATAAATggtctcaatccaaaacatcaactagccattctcctccatagatgctccctgactgtgtatccagcattttgtgtgtgttgggaatACTTCAAATAATTTGTATTGGCAATAATAGTATCTGGAGAAGGCTTAACACACAATCTTAATAAAActatttcagaatcaggatcaggtttattatcattgatatatatcatgaaatttgtttggtGGCAGAAGTCCAGAGCAATATATatagccattcagaaatctgatggcagagagggagaagctgttctTACAATATTGAGAGAGtgttctcaggctcctgtactttctccctggtggtaataatgagaagagggcatgtcctggatgatgagggtctttAATTATGGATGTTACCTTCTTGAAGCATGCCTTTTGAAGACgctctcaatggtggggaggatagTGCCCATGAGGGACATGGCTCAGTCTACAATACCCTGCAGATTTTGGGGggatgtcacgtgatgacgtaggaccgagacgtggaaatccagctctcccgtaaaaaaccagtaaaataatgtttaagtgaagaaaagttagtaaatactttttaaaaattacttataaactattcaggattgtcttaagatatgtctcctaagcagaagcagaagaaaactactactttgaagacaacacaagttggtaaagaatcaaggccggccgccatgaaagagcctcgggctcaagtgcattttacatccggcgatacagaacaggaaactgcggcaacatcaaccatttccaaaaaaaaagagcaacaggaattgcgcatgcaTGAAGGAatgggcatgcgcaaacacgagcaacccaaactacaaatcccagctatgatcggaactgaaagtgaaagtgaatatgaggtgaaatcagattctctggataaatcagacgaagatgaacagacaa is a window encoding:
- the LOC132384519 gene encoding acid-sensing ion channel 2-like: MDEKENSTGSVGSLQPSTIHVFANTSTLHGIRHIFVYGPMTMRRFMWTVVFIGSLGLLVVECAERVAFYFSYPHVAKLEEVATNNLVFPAVTICNLNEFRFSKLTANDLYHAGELLGLLNVHLEIQSPHLADPIVLKTLKKKADFKHYKPRVFNMHEFYDRVGHSLKDMMLYCKFRGVRCTHKDFKTVSKSFILAISVTPGYSIFQNLSFLFMLS